From a region of the Paeniglutamicibacter cryotolerans genome:
- a CDS encoding HIT family protein: MSAAASGATPDAAGDQAVTDDFELAGVPDSFQRLWTPYRMAYIKGGQNQVKGKDDCPFCEGPKRSDEEALIVHRGKTAFVVLNLFPYNPGHVLICPYRHVPDYTDITEEETAEMAALSQKAMRVLREVSRPTGFNLGMNQGVTGGAGIAAHLHQHVVPRWAGDGNFFPIIAETKAIPATLDAIRRDVAEAWGQDQGS; encoded by the coding sequence ATGAGTGCGGCCGCCTCGGGGGCGACCCCGGATGCGGCCGGCGACCAGGCGGTGACCGACGACTTCGAACTTGCCGGCGTCCCCGACTCCTTCCAACGGCTCTGGACCCCGTACCGCATGGCATACATCAAGGGCGGGCAGAACCAGGTCAAGGGCAAGGACGACTGCCCGTTCTGCGAGGGGCCCAAGCGCAGTGACGAGGAGGCCTTGATCGTCCACCGCGGCAAGACCGCGTTCGTGGTGCTCAACCTCTTCCCGTACAACCCTGGCCACGTGCTGATCTGCCCGTACCGCCATGTGCCGGACTACACCGACATCACCGAGGAGGAAACAGCGGAGATGGCGGCGCTGTCGCAGAAGGCGATGCGGGTGTTGCGCGAGGTTTCCCGGCCCACCGGTTTCAACCTGGGCATGAACCAGGGTGTCACCGGGGGAGCGGGCATCGCCGCGCACCTGCACCAGCATGTGGTGCCGCGCTGGGCAGGTGACGGGAACTTCTTCCCGATCATCGCCGAAACCAAGGCGATTCCGGCAACGCTCGACGCGATCCGCAGGGACGTGGCCGAGGCTTGGGGGCAGGACCAGGGGTCCTGA